One stretch of Caballeronia sp. Lep1P3 DNA includes these proteins:
- a CDS encoding acyl-CoA synthetase, protein MKETTVSANMYDEGLPKTAANFAALTPLTFIERAASVYPARLAVVHGEVRRTWADTYARTRRLASALAARGIGIGDTVAAMLPNTPEMVEAHFGVPMTGAVLNTLNTRLDAATLAFMLTHGEAKAVLVDREFSAEMKKALAQVPHGVLVIDVDDPHYTGEGERIGEIEYEALLATGDPAYEWSPPSDEWNAICLNYTSGTTGNPKGVVYHHRGAYTNAVSNILEWDMPKHAVYLWTLPMFHCNGWCFPWTVAARAGVNVCLRKIDAKTIFDLIRKEGVTHYCGAPIVQNLLVNAPDDMKAGIVQKVHAMVAGAPPPATMIEGMERLGFELTHVYGLTEVYGPATVCAQQAEWNALDIGERARLNARQGVRYHLQDAVSVRDALTMQPVPADGETIGEIMFRGNIAMKGYLKNAGATQNAFSGGWFHTGDLAVMYPDGYVRIKDRSKDIIISGGENISSIEVEDVLYRHPAVLAVAVVAKPDARWGETPCAFVELKAGAHASVEELIAHCKTQLAGFKVPRAIEFCELPKTSTGKIQKFELRKRAGSVAAIDV, encoded by the coding sequence ATGAAGGAGACGACCGTGAGCGCCAACATGTATGACGAAGGCCTTCCGAAGACGGCCGCCAACTTCGCCGCGCTGACGCCGCTCACGTTCATCGAGCGTGCGGCGTCGGTGTATCCGGCGCGGCTCGCTGTCGTTCATGGCGAGGTGCGGCGCACCTGGGCCGACACGTATGCGCGAACGCGGCGGCTGGCATCGGCACTGGCGGCGCGCGGCATCGGCATCGGCGATACGGTCGCGGCCATGCTGCCCAATACGCCCGAAATGGTCGAGGCGCACTTCGGCGTGCCGATGACGGGCGCGGTCCTCAACACGCTCAACACGCGGCTCGATGCAGCCACGCTCGCCTTCATGCTCACGCATGGCGAGGCGAAGGCCGTGCTCGTCGACCGCGAGTTCTCCGCCGAGATGAAGAAGGCGCTCGCGCAAGTGCCGCACGGCGTGCTGGTGATCGACGTCGACGATCCGCACTATACGGGCGAGGGCGAGCGCATCGGCGAAATCGAATATGAAGCGCTGCTCGCAACGGGCGATCCGGCTTACGAATGGTCGCCGCCATCCGACGAATGGAACGCCATCTGTCTGAACTACACGTCGGGCACGACGGGCAATCCGAAGGGCGTGGTGTATCACCATCGCGGCGCGTACACGAATGCGGTGAGCAATATCCTCGAATGGGACATGCCGAAGCACGCGGTGTACTTGTGGACGCTGCCGATGTTCCATTGCAACGGCTGGTGCTTTCCGTGGACGGTCGCCGCGCGCGCGGGCGTGAACGTGTGCCTGCGCAAGATCGACGCGAAGACCATCTTCGATCTCATTCGCAAGGAAGGCGTCACGCATTACTGCGGCGCGCCGATCGTGCAGAACCTGCTCGTCAACGCGCCCGACGACATGAAAGCGGGCATCGTGCAGAAGGTTCACGCGATGGTCGCCGGCGCGCCGCCGCCCGCCACGATGATCGAAGGCATGGAGCGGCTCGGCTTCGAACTCACGCACGTCTACGGCCTCACGGAAGTCTATGGGCCCGCGACCGTCTGCGCGCAACAGGCCGAATGGAATGCGCTCGACATCGGCGAGCGTGCGCGGCTCAATGCGCGTCAGGGCGTGCGCTATCACTTGCAGGATGCGGTGAGCGTGCGCGACGCGCTCACCATGCAACCCGTTCCCGCGGATGGCGAGACCATCGGCGAGATCATGTTTCGCGGCAACATCGCGATGAAGGGTTATCTGAAGAACGCGGGCGCCACGCAAAATGCGTTCAGCGGCGGCTGGTTCCATACCGGCGATCTCGCGGTCATGTATCCCGACGGCTATGTGCGCATCAAGGACCGCAGCAAGGACATCATCATCTCGGGCGGCGAGAACATATCGAGCATCGAAGTCGAGGACGTGCTGTACCGGCATCCCGCCGTGCTCGCGGTCGCGGTGGTCGCCAAGCCGGATGCGCGCTGGGGCGAAACGCCGTGCGCGTTCGTCGAGCTGAAGGCGGGCGCGCACGCAAGCGTGGAAGAACTGATCGCGCATTGCAAGACACAACTGGCGGGCTTCAAGGTGCCGCGCGCAATCGAGTTCTGCGAGTTGCCGAAGACATCCACGGGCAAGATCCAGAAGTTCGAGCTGCGCAAGCGCGCGGGCTCGGTCGCCGCAATCGACGTCTGA
- a CDS encoding enoyl-CoA hydratase: MNDSEALVTLEHDAYGIDGVIKLTMNRPHAFNALSEAMLDALEHELARIEETQARVVVIAGAGRAFCAGHDLKEMRAEPSLDYYRALFERCSRMMLTLCRMPQPVIARVHGIATAAGCQLVAMCDLAVASDEARFAVSGVNLGLFCATPSVPLSRNVSRKAAFEMLVTGDFIDAQAARERGLVNRVASANALDDAVRALAASIASKPREAVAAGKRLFYRQLETGMEAAYALASETMACNMMDDAALEGTQAFIEKRPPRW; encoded by the coding sequence ATGAACGACAGCGAAGCGCTCGTCACGCTGGAACACGATGCATACGGCATCGACGGCGTAATCAAGCTCACGATGAACCGTCCGCACGCGTTCAACGCGCTTTCCGAGGCCATGCTCGATGCGCTGGAACACGAACTCGCTCGCATCGAAGAGACGCAGGCGCGCGTTGTCGTCATCGCGGGCGCGGGGCGCGCCTTCTGCGCCGGGCACGATCTCAAGGAGATGCGCGCCGAGCCTTCGCTCGACTATTACCGCGCACTCTTTGAGCGCTGCTCGCGCATGATGCTCACGCTTTGCCGCATGCCGCAGCCGGTCATCGCGCGCGTGCATGGCATCGCGACGGCGGCGGGATGCCAGCTCGTCGCGATGTGCGATCTCGCCGTCGCATCCGACGAAGCGCGCTTCGCGGTGTCGGGCGTCAATCTGGGCCTTTTCTGCGCGACACCGAGCGTGCCGCTCTCGCGCAACGTATCGCGCAAGGCCGCGTTCGAAATGCTCGTCACTGGCGACTTCATCGACGCGCAAGCCGCGCGCGAGCGTGGCCTCGTAAATCGCGTCGCATCCGCGAACGCACTCGACGATGCCGTGCGCGCGCTCGCCGCGAGCATCGCGAGCAAGCCGCGCGAAGCGGTCGCGGCGGGCAAGCGGCTCTTCTATCGTCAGCTGGAAACGGGCATGGAGGCGGCTTATGCGCTCGCATCCGAGACGATGGCCTGCAACATGATGGACGACGCCGCACTCGAAGGCACGCAGGCGTTCATCGAGAAAAGGCCGCCGCGCTGGTGA
- a CDS encoding OFA family MFS transporter: MNSTIKQGAVHGPNGFFSKEATIAKPGFSRWMVPPAALAVHLCIGQAYAFSVFNAPLTRVIGITKSAPDDWSLTTLGWIFSLAIVFLGLSAAFAGKWLEKVGPRRTMFTAACCFGGGFLVSALGIYLHQIVLLYLGYGVIGGIGLGLGYVSPVSTLIRWFPDRRGMATGMAIMGFGGGAMIAAPGSVALMNYFKSATSVGVAETFVVLGVLYFISMTIGALAIRIPPADWKPAGWTPPTTANKMITKNHVHIDQALKTPQFYLLWLVLFLNVTAGIGVLGQASVMIQESFKSSITAGAAAGFVGLLSLFNMGGRFVWASASDWIGRKNTYFVFFVLGAVLYYLVPQFAKAGNVALFVAAYCVILSMYGGGFSTIPAYLADMFGTAFVGGIHGRLLTAWAAAGIAGPVLVNYIRAYEVAHGVAKADAYTMTLHIMAVLLVIGFICNLLVTRVHDRHHMDTAAQTAG, encoded by the coding sequence ATGAACAGCACCATCAAGCAAGGGGCCGTGCATGGCCCGAACGGCTTCTTTTCGAAAGAGGCGACCATTGCCAAACCCGGCTTCTCGCGCTGGATGGTGCCACCCGCGGCGCTTGCGGTGCACCTGTGCATCGGGCAGGCGTATGCGTTCTCGGTGTTCAACGCACCGCTCACGAGGGTCATCGGCATCACGAAGTCCGCGCCCGATGACTGGTCGCTCACCACGCTCGGCTGGATCTTCTCGCTCGCCATCGTGTTTCTCGGGCTGTCCGCCGCGTTCGCCGGCAAGTGGCTCGAAAAAGTCGGGCCGCGCCGCACCATGTTCACGGCCGCGTGCTGCTTCGGCGGCGGCTTTCTCGTGTCGGCGCTCGGCATCTATCTGCATCAGATCGTGCTGCTCTATCTCGGCTACGGCGTGATCGGCGGCATCGGGCTCGGGCTCGGCTATGTGTCGCCGGTATCGACGCTGATCCGCTGGTTCCCCGACCGGCGCGGCATGGCGACGGGCATGGCGATCATGGGCTTCGGCGGCGGCGCGATGATCGCGGCGCCCGGTTCGGTCGCGCTCATGAACTACTTCAAGAGCGCGACGAGCGTGGGCGTGGCGGAGACGTTCGTCGTGCTCGGCGTGCTCTACTTCATCTCGATGACGATCGGCGCCCTCGCGATCCGCATTCCCCCGGCGGACTGGAAGCCGGCCGGCTGGACGCCGCCGACGACGGCCAACAAGATGATCACGAAGAACCACGTTCACATCGATCAGGCGCTCAAGACGCCGCAGTTCTATCTACTGTGGCTCGTGCTGTTCCTGAACGTGACGGCCGGCATCGGCGTGCTCGGGCAGGCTTCGGTGATGATCCAGGAGAGCTTCAAGTCGTCGATCACGGCGGGCGCGGCGGCGGGCTTCGTCGGATTGCTGTCGCTCTTCAACATGGGCGGGCGCTTCGTTTGGGCGTCGGCATCGGACTGGATCGGCCGCAAGAACACGTACTTCGTGTTTTTCGTGCTCGGCGCGGTGCTCTACTATCTCGTGCCGCAATTCGCGAAGGCAGGCAACGTCGCGCTGTTCGTGGCCGCGTACTGCGTGATTCTCTCGATGTACGGCGGCGGCTTCTCGACGATTCCGGCTTATCTCGCCGATATGTTCGGGACCGCGTTCGTCGGCGGCATTCACGGACGGCTGCTGACCGCGTGGGCGGCGGCGGGCATCGCGGGGCCGGTGCTCGTGAACTACATACGTGCGTATGAAGTGGCGCACGGCGTGGCAAAGGCGGACGCCTACACGATGACGCTGCACATCATGGCGGTGTTGCTCGTGATCGGCTTCATCTGCAATCTGCTCGTCACGCGCGTGCACGACAGGCATCACATGGACACGGCGGCGCAGACCGCCGGCTAA
- a CDS encoding oxalate:formate antiporter produces the protein MNTRYEGGSSNKGLLLVFWLYVLIPLAWGVINTLTQAVKLFK, from the coding sequence ATGAATACGCGATATGAAGGCGGCTCGTCGAACAAGGGCCTGCTGCTGGTGTTCTGGCTGTATGTGCTGATTCCGCTGGCGTGGGGCGTCATCAACACGCTCACGCAGGCGGTCAAGCTCTTCAAGTGA
- a CDS encoding high-potential iron-sulfur protein produces the protein MKTSRRSFMMLTMGAGASLWLARADADAPHLSETDSAAMAVGYKEDAAKVDKAKYPNFAADQACANCSLYQGKATDAWGGCTLFANKLVAGRGWCGSYTNM, from the coding sequence ATGAAAACGTCCCGCCGCAGCTTCATGATGTTGACGATGGGCGCGGGCGCGTCCCTCTGGCTCGCGCGAGCCGACGCGGACGCGCCGCACCTGAGCGAAACCGATTCGGCGGCCATGGCCGTCGGCTACAAGGAAGACGCCGCGAAAGTCGACAAGGCGAAGTACCCGAACTTCGCGGCGGATCAGGCGTGCGCGAACTGCTCGCTGTATCAGGGCAAGGCCACCGACGCCTGGGGCGGATGCACGCTGTTCGCGAACAAGCTGGTGGCGGGGCGCGGGTGGTGTGGGTCTTATACGAATATGTGA
- a CDS encoding DUF4019 domain-containing protein, which yields MNTRTKQWLSALALMSAGIVAHAQPVPSLTRDQQAGLDKQDQDIAQMAGAIVKMIDENRAGEVWDASSAVAKKVITREDFIGKITRDRAALGTPGMRMPMGVKHLHFDGSGNMPAGWFMSVSFDTQFSQARQSSREVVTFMLDADRTWRFVGYSVR from the coding sequence ATGAATACACGCACGAAACAGTGGTTGAGCGCGCTCGCGCTCATGTCGGCCGGCATCGTCGCGCACGCGCAGCCGGTGCCCTCGCTGACACGCGACCAGCAGGCGGGGCTCGACAAGCAGGATCAGGATATCGCGCAAATGGCGGGCGCGATCGTGAAGATGATCGACGAGAACCGGGCGGGCGAGGTGTGGGATGCGTCCTCCGCCGTGGCGAAGAAGGTCATTACACGCGAGGATTTCATCGGCAAGATTACGCGGGATCGCGCCGCGCTCGGCACGCCCGGCATGCGCATGCCGATGGGCGTGAAGCATCTCCACTTCGACGGCTCCGGCAACATGCCCGCGGGATGGTTCATGAGCGTCAGTTTCGATACGCAGTTCAGCCAGGCGAGACAGTCGTCGCGCGAGGTCGTGACTTTCATGCTCGATGCGGACAGGACGTGGCGGTTCGTGGGGTATTCGGTGCGGTAA
- a CDS encoding endonuclease/exonuclease/phosphatase family protein produces MRLVDWNIQWARGVDGRVDLPRIVSEARALHDFDVLCLQEVTRGFHEGEHAGGLAGGPSADQFAELAELIPGATVIEGIGSDLPPVGAGLARRQFGNAIVSRLPVRQVLRHSLPWPADPAKPSMLRIALEAVIETDVGPLRVISTHLEFYSEAQRLAQVARLRELHREACDHARRPSQPETQASPFADTARPMSAIVCGDFNSAYEGSAYRAMLEPVADAPSFVDAWACAHPNEPRAATVGLYDHEQWSDGPFACDFVFVTEDLKPCIAGCEADQTSRSSDHQPMWLELRQVSRDKP; encoded by the coding sequence ATGCGACTCGTCGACTGGAACATCCAATGGGCACGCGGCGTCGATGGCCGCGTCGATCTCCCGCGCATCGTAAGCGAGGCACGGGCGCTCCACGATTTCGACGTGCTGTGCCTGCAGGAAGTCACGCGCGGCTTTCACGAAGGCGAGCATGCAGGTGGTCTCGCGGGCGGTCCGAGCGCCGATCAGTTCGCGGAGCTGGCGGAGCTGATCCCGGGCGCGACCGTCATCGAGGGAATCGGGTCGGACTTGCCGCCCGTCGGCGCGGGCCTCGCGCGCAGGCAGTTCGGCAACGCCATCGTGAGCCGCCTGCCGGTGCGCCAGGTGCTGCGGCACTCGCTGCCGTGGCCCGCCGATCCCGCGAAGCCGTCGATGTTGCGCATCGCGCTCGAAGCGGTCATCGAAACGGACGTCGGGCCGCTGCGCGTCATCAGCACGCATCTGGAGTTCTATTCCGAAGCGCAGCGGCTCGCGCAAGTCGCGCGGCTGCGCGAACTGCATCGCGAAGCATGCGACCACGCGCGCCGCCCATCGCAGCCCGAAACGCAGGCAAGCCCGTTCGCCGATACCGCGCGGCCCATGTCGGCCATCGTCTGCGGCGACTTCAACAGCGCGTACGAAGGCTCGGCGTATCGGGCGATGCTCGAACCCGTCGCCGATGCGCCCTCCTTCGTCGATGCATGGGCCTGCGCGCACCCGAACGAGCCGCGCGCGGCGACCGTCGGGCTTTACGATCACGAACAATGGTCCGACGGCCCGTTCGCCTGCGACTTCGTCTTCGTCACCGAAGACCTGAAGCCGTGCATCGCGGGCTGCGAGGCTGACCAGACAAGCCGCTCATCGGACCATCAACCGATGTGGCTCGAATTGCGTCAGGTCTCGCGCGACAAGCCGTAG
- a CDS encoding M14 family metallopeptidase — protein sequence MTTFFSTSYRDARERFLAAAARRNINVDTRVLPDIAGLEGETLATDVARIGPANAKRMLVLTSATHGVEGFCGSGAQVALLHDDGLPALLDKLGVALLLVHAINPYGFSYLSRTTEGNVDLNRNSVNFAAPLQGNAGYAELHDLLVPPTWPPDEANIAAIRDYIDTRGQWAYQEAVTTGQYTHAEGMFYGGSEPAWSTRTMRRILADYGETCAAIGWIDFHTGLGPSGFGAKINVGDLPRARRWWGADVTSPLDGTSIAANVAGPLLSTLDETCPHASGAAIAIEYGTVPLTDMLDMLRADVWVRHHPDAPDAQKAAIRRQIRDAFYIDDDLWRGMIVGQARVAVLQAVYGLSRET from the coding sequence ATGACGACCTTCTTCTCCACTTCATACCGCGATGCGCGCGAGCGTTTTCTCGCCGCCGCCGCTCGCCGCAACATCAACGTCGATACGCGCGTGCTGCCCGACATCGCAGGACTCGAAGGCGAGACGCTCGCAACCGATGTCGCGCGCATCGGACCGGCTAATGCGAAGCGCATGCTCGTGCTGACATCGGCGACGCATGGCGTCGAAGGCTTTTGCGGCTCGGGCGCGCAAGTCGCGCTGCTCCACGACGACGGCTTGCCCGCGCTGCTCGATAAGCTCGGCGTCGCGCTGCTCCTCGTTCACGCGATCAACCCGTATGGCTTTTCGTATCTGAGCCGCACGACGGAAGGCAATGTCGATCTGAACCGCAACAGCGTGAATTTCGCCGCGCCGTTGCAGGGGAACGCGGGTTACGCGGAACTGCACGATCTGCTCGTGCCGCCAACGTGGCCGCCGGACGAAGCGAATATCGCCGCGATTCGCGACTACATCGACACGCGCGGACAATGGGCGTATCAGGAAGCCGTCACGACCGGGCAGTACACGCACGCCGAAGGCATGTTCTACGGCGGCAGCGAGCCGGCATGGAGCACGCGCACGATGCGCCGGATTCTCGCGGACTATGGCGAGACGTGCGCGGCGATAGGCTGGATCGACTTTCACACGGGACTCGGGCCGAGCGGCTTCGGCGCGAAGATCAACGTGGGCGACTTGCCGCGCGCGCGGCGCTGGTGGGGCGCGGACGTGACGAGCCCGCTCGATGGCACGTCCATCGCGGCGAACGTCGCGGGGCCGCTGCTCTCGACGCTCGACGAGACGTGCCCGCATGCATCGGGCGCGGCCATCGCGATCGAATACGGCACCGTGCCGCTCACCGACATGCTCGACATGCTGCGCGCCGATGTCTGGGTGCGTCATCACCCCGACGCGCCCGACGCGCAGAAAGCCGCCATTCGCCGCCAGATTCGCGACGCGTTCTATATCGACGACGATCTTTGGCGCGGCATGATCGTCGGACAGGCGCGCGTGGCGGTGCTGCAGGCCGTCTACGGCTTGTCGCGCGAGACCTGA
- a CDS encoding M20 aminoacylase family protein, whose product MPIIPAIAEAQDELKAIRRDIHAHPELCYEEARTAELVAKKLQSWDIEVTCGLGKTGVVGVLRKGTSARAIGLRADMDALPIPELNTFAHASKHENKMHACGHDGHTAMLLGAAQYLAKHRDFDGTVVFIFQPAEEGGGGAKAMIEDGLFQRFPVDAVFALHNWPGMPAGNFGARVGATQASSNEFEIRIEGVGAHAAIPHDGVDPVFTALQIGTGLQSIVTRNKRPIDAAVLSITKMEAGHAVNAIPTTATLAGTVRTFSVDVLDLIETRMKEIVAATAAAYRCKAEVKFVRNYPPTVNTQAETQFALGVMQEVAGADHVNTDIDPTMGAEDFSFMLLERPGCYGYIGNGQGAHRDHGHGLGPCMLHNSSYDFNDDVLTLGSTYWVKLVEKFLARA is encoded by the coding sequence ATGCCGATCATTCCCGCGATCGCCGAGGCGCAAGACGAACTGAAAGCCATCCGCCGCGATATTCACGCGCATCCCGAACTCTGCTACGAAGAAGCGCGCACCGCCGAGCTCGTCGCGAAGAAGCTGCAAAGCTGGGACATCGAGGTGACGTGCGGACTCGGCAAGACAGGCGTCGTCGGCGTGTTGAGAAAAGGCACGAGCGCGCGCGCCATCGGGTTGCGCGCGGACATGGACGCACTGCCGATTCCCGAACTCAACACGTTCGCGCACGCGTCGAAGCACGAGAACAAGATGCACGCGTGCGGCCACGACGGTCACACCGCCATGCTGCTCGGCGCCGCGCAATATCTCGCGAAGCATCGCGATTTCGACGGCACCGTCGTGTTCATTTTCCAGCCCGCGGAAGAGGGCGGCGGCGGCGCGAAAGCGATGATCGAGGACGGCCTTTTCCAGCGCTTTCCCGTCGATGCCGTCTTCGCGCTGCACAACTGGCCGGGCATGCCCGCCGGCAACTTCGGCGCGCGTGTCGGGGCGACGCAGGCATCGAGCAACGAGTTCGAAATCCGCATCGAAGGCGTCGGCGCGCATGCCGCGATTCCCCACGATGGCGTCGATCCCGTCTTCACGGCGCTGCAAATCGGCACGGGCTTGCAGAGCATCGTGACGCGCAACAAGCGGCCCATCGATGCAGCCGTGCTCTCCATCACGAAGATGGAAGCGGGCCACGCGGTGAACGCGATTCCGACGACGGCGACGCTCGCGGGCACGGTCCGCACGTTTTCCGTCGACGTGCTCGACCTCATCGAGACGCGCATGAAGGAGATCGTCGCGGCCACCGCTGCGGCGTACCGATGCAAGGCCGAAGTGAAGTTCGTGCGCAACTATCCGCCGACCGTGAACACGCAGGCGGAAACCCAGTTCGCGCTCGGCGTCATGCAGGAAGTCGCGGGCGCGGATCATGTGAATACCGATATCGATCCGACGATGGGCGCCGAGGACTTCTCGTTCATGCTGCTCGAACGCCCCGGCTGCTACGGGTATATCGGCAACGGCCAGGGCGCGCATCGCGATCATGGACACGGCCTCGGTCCGTGCATGCTGCACAACAGCAGCTACGACTTCAACGACGACGTGCTGACGCTCGGATCGACGTACTGGGTGAAGCTCGTCGAAAAGTTCCTTGCGCGCGCGTGA
- a CDS encoding LysR substrate-binding domain-containing protein, whose translation MSNIRFLRTFIAVARYGSFAAAAEKVALTQAAVSLQMQSLEDDLKRPLFDRVGRTNRLTSIGKQVLPQAERIVALYDSMRLTGLDDEIAGSVSIGAVDSAMGALASVVTELKAQYPRLDVRLFTGKALALAPQVEAGEIDAAVIVEMAGKTPASLNWTPLYSEPLVAVGSSGGAFASAADLLASGPFLRFDRAQRTGALIERALRHNRLAVNEFLELNSLEVIVELVRQGAGVSVVPLLEYGSWASDPALVVLPLAKNTPRRVVGMLERKIHDRHAVMRVVQDSIRARSRAGHAAGDA comes from the coding sequence ATGAGCAACATCCGCTTTTTGCGCACGTTCATTGCCGTGGCGCGATACGGCTCGTTCGCGGCCGCCGCCGAAAAAGTCGCGCTGACGCAGGCGGCGGTCAGCCTGCAGATGCAGTCGCTCGAAGACGATTTGAAGCGGCCGCTCTTCGACCGCGTCGGCCGCACGAACCGGCTCACGAGCATCGGCAAGCAAGTATTGCCGCAGGCTGAGCGCATCGTCGCGCTGTACGACAGCATGCGTCTCACGGGCCTCGACGATGAAATCGCGGGGTCGGTTTCCATCGGTGCGGTGGATTCGGCGATGGGCGCCCTCGCGTCCGTCGTCACGGAACTCAAGGCGCAGTACCCACGGCTCGATGTGCGGCTCTTCACCGGCAAGGCGCTCGCGCTCGCGCCGCAAGTGGAGGCGGGCGAGATCGACGCGGCGGTGATCGTCGAGATGGCGGGCAAGACGCCCGCGAGCCTCAACTGGACGCCGCTTTATTCCGAGCCGCTCGTCGCGGTCGGATCGTCGGGCGGCGCGTTCGCGAGCGCCGCCGACTTGCTCGCGAGCGGGCCGTTTCTGCGCTTCGACCGGGCGCAGCGCACCGGCGCGCTGATCGAGCGCGCGTTGCGGCACAACCGTCTCGCCGTCAATGAGTTCCTCGAACTTAATTCGCTCGAAGTGATCGTCGAACTCGTGCGCCAAGGCGCGGGCGTTTCGGTGGTGCCGCTGCTCGAATACGGATCGTGGGCGAGCGATCCCGCGCTCGTCGTTCTGCCGCTCGCGAAGAACACGCCGCGCCGCGTCGTCGGCATGCTGGAGCGCAAGATTCACGACCGTCATGCGGTGATGCGCGTCGTGCAGGACAGCATCCGCGCGCGGTCCCGCGCGGGCCACGCTGCCGGCGACGCATGA
- a CDS encoding MFS transporter, with protein MSTVLPASHAAGDNAALNLSGRRAIVVSTIGNALEWFDFMVYGFFAVIISKLYFPATSPTISLLATWATFGVGFLTRPLGGIVLGAVADRVGRKSALTLTISLMAVGIAIIAFAPTYAAIGIAAPLLMLLGRLIQGFSAGGEVGCATAFLVEYAPANKRGYFGSFQMVAQAAASLAGSFFGAVLTRTLSPEHLSSWGWRVPFVIGLLIVPVGLYLRSKLDESPVFVEKAQKNELTASPIRDTATKHWMPVLAGFGLTVFGTIGTYIFLLYLPTHATRVLHMALTDGLISSTVGALVYLVCCPFFGRLSDRIGRKKLMTAALALSLVTAYPIFAVLTAHPSLPMLLACQALLMMYLGIFQGCYPAFISELLPSSVRSTGISVSYNVAVMIFGGFAPAIVQWLTMTTGDPLSICYYVMFGSAVALLTILPLRDRYSDALR; from the coding sequence ATGAGCACCGTATTACCTGCATCGCATGCGGCCGGAGACAACGCCGCGCTCAATCTGTCGGGCCGGCGCGCCATCGTCGTTTCGACCATCGGCAACGCGCTCGAATGGTTCGACTTCATGGTGTACGGCTTCTTCGCGGTCATCATCTCGAAGCTGTATTTTCCCGCGACGAGTCCCACGATTTCGCTGCTCGCGACGTGGGCGACCTTCGGCGTCGGCTTTCTCACGCGGCCGCTCGGCGGCATCGTGCTCGGCGCCGTGGCGGATCGCGTCGGACGCAAGTCGGCGCTCACGCTCACCATTTCGCTGATGGCGGTCGGCATCGCGATCATCGCGTTCGCGCCGACATACGCGGCCATCGGCATTGCCGCACCGTTGCTGATGCTGCTCGGCCGCCTCATTCAGGGCTTTTCGGCGGGCGGTGAAGTCGGCTGCGCGACGGCGTTTCTCGTCGAATACGCGCCCGCGAACAAACGCGGCTATTTCGGCAGCTTCCAGATGGTGGCGCAAGCCGCGGCGAGCCTTGCCGGTTCGTTCTTCGGCGCGGTGCTCACGCGCACGCTGAGCCCGGAGCATCTGAGTAGCTGGGGCTGGCGCGTGCCGTTCGTGATCGGTCTCCTGATCGTGCCGGTCGGCCTCTACCTGCGCTCGAAGCTCGACGAATCCCCGGTGTTCGTCGAGAAAGCGCAGAAGAACGAACTCACCGCGAGCCCTATCCGCGATACGGCCACGAAGCACTGGATGCCCGTGCTCGCAGGCTTCGGCCTCACCGTGTTCGGCACCATCGGCACGTATATCTTTCTGTTATACCTGCCGACGCACGCCACGCGCGTGCTGCACATGGCGCTTACCGACGGCCTCATCAGCTCGACCGTCGGCGCGCTCGTGTATCTCGTGTGCTGCCCGTTCTTCGGCAGGCTGTCCGACCGCATCGGCCGCAAGAAGCTGATGACCGCCGCGCTCGCGCTCTCGCTCGTCACCGCGTATCCGATCTTCGCGGTGCTGACCGCGCATCCGAGTCTGCCGATGCTGCTCGCCTGCCAGGCGTTGCTGATGATGTACCTCGGCATCTTCCAGGGCTGCTATCCGGCGTTCATCTCGGAGCTGCTGCCGTCGAGCGTGCGTTCGACGGGCATCTCGGTCAGCTACAACGTCGCGGTGATGATCTTCGGCGGCTTCGCGCCGGCCATCGTGCAATGGCTCACGATGACGACGGGCGATCCGCTCTCCATCTGCTATTACGTGATGTTCGGCAGCGCGGTCGCGCTTCTGACCATCCTGCCGCTGCGCGACCGCTACAGCGATGCGCTGCGCTAG